Proteins from a single region of Deltaproteobacteria bacterium:
- a CDS encoding adenine phosphoribosyltransferase, with amino-acid sequence MVDLKRFIRDVPNFPKPGIMFRDITPLLANGSAWQATVDRLVTRYRGKVDVILGIESRGFLIGSAMAYAMGCGIAVVRKPNKLPAATFTASYSLEYGTDTLEIHQDAFTPGSRVLVVDDLLATGGTAEAAMSLVRQLRGEVVAAAFIVELTFLPGRQRLAPCAVHSLIQYDSEE; translated from the coding sequence ATGGTCGATCTCAAGCGTTTCATCCGTGATGTGCCGAATTTTCCTAAGCCGGGCATCATGTTTCGTGACATTACTCCCTTACTCGCCAACGGTTCGGCATGGCAAGCGACCGTCGATCGATTGGTGACGCGATATCGCGGAAAAGTCGACGTCATTCTCGGGATCGAATCGCGCGGCTTCTTGATCGGTTCGGCCATGGCCTATGCCATGGGCTGCGGGATTGCCGTGGTGCGCAAGCCGAACAAATTGCCGGCGGCGACCTTCACCGCCAGCTACTCCCTGGAGTACGGAACCGATACCTTGGAAATCCATCAAGATGCCTTCACCCCTGGCAGCCGCGTGCTGGTGGTCGATGACTTGCTGGCCACCGGAGGAACCGCCGAGGCCGCCATGTCGCTCGTGCGTCAGTTGCGCGGTGAAGTGGTGGCAGCCGCGTTCATCGTTGAGCTAACGTTTCTGCCGGGACGACAACGGCTTGCTCCATGTGCAGTGCATTCGTTGATTCAATACGACAGTGAAGAATAG
- the cysE gene encoding serine O-acetyltransferase, with translation MFLTRMREDIQAVFERDPAVRSKWEVVFAYPGFHAVLFHRLAHPLWKYGWTTLARFTSHVSRFLTGIEIHPGAHIGRRVFIDHGMGVVIGETAEVGNDVTLYQGVSLAGTSLEKGKRHPTVEDWVVIGAGAAVLGPIVIGRHSRIGAGSVVVNPVPPHSTVVGIPGKIVKEDGKHQPSGRPVIDLDHANLPDPLARALSTLLEHIEKTEQRLEELSSRQGMLEDRATKEDEGLQEVRALFKNGRVS, from the coding sequence ATGTTTTTGACACGAATGAGAGAAGATATCCAAGCAGTCTTCGAACGCGACCCAGCCGTGCGTTCCAAATGGGAAGTCGTCTTTGCCTATCCCGGGTTCCATGCCGTTTTGTTCCATCGCCTGGCGCATCCGCTGTGGAAATATGGGTGGACGACCTTGGCGCGCTTCACCAGTCATGTATCCCGGTTTCTGACCGGCATTGAGATTCATCCCGGCGCTCACATCGGACGGCGCGTGTTTATCGATCACGGGATGGGAGTGGTGATCGGCGAGACGGCGGAAGTCGGCAACGATGTGACCTTGTATCAAGGCGTCTCGCTGGCCGGCACCAGCTTAGAGAAAGGCAAGCGTCATCCGACGGTGGAAGACTGGGTGGTGATTGGCGCCGGGGCTGCGGTACTCGGTCCCATTGTCATTGGCCGTCACAGTCGCATCGGCGCCGGGTCGGTGGTCGTGAATCCCGTCCCGCCACACTCCACCGTGGTGGGCATCCCGGGCAAGATCGTGAAAGAAGATGGCAAGCATCAGCCGTCGGGGCGTCCGGTGATCGATCTTGACCATGCGAACCTCCCGGACCCGCTCGCGCGCGCGCTTTCCACGCTGCTCGAACACATCGAAAAGACGGAGCAACGGCTAGAAGAACTCTCCTCGCGCCAAGGGATGCTCGAAGATCGCGCGACGAAAGAGGATGAAGGTCTCCAAGAGGTCCGTGCCCTTTTTAAGAACGGCAGAGTTTCCTGA
- a CDS encoding M23 family metallopeptidase, producing MAKEWEKVRRAGALVVLLGWVSACSQSLSHYVRPGDTLYSIARQYGVSAQELARHNALQNPDQLEVGQQVRIPAGQARQMAALPKPRASARARSVPTLKENPPRLLPEDGPDVDRSFLAWPVDGPITSGFGPRNGSFHDGIDIAAALGTLVRAAAAGKVIFSDVLRGYGNVVIVRHANGYLTVYAHNQSNVANEGQAVRQGDTLAEVGQTGRATGASLHFEVRKENLARDPLRYLPHDRRTVQSEQSSTAGAP from the coding sequence GTGGCGAAGGAATGGGAAAAGGTTCGACGAGCTGGGGCGTTGGTAGTGCTCCTCGGGTGGGTCTCCGCCTGCAGTCAATCGCTTTCTCACTACGTGCGCCCGGGAGATACGCTCTACAGCATCGCCCGCCAGTATGGCGTGTCCGCTCAAGAACTGGCGCGTCACAACGCTCTTCAGAATCCCGATCAATTAGAAGTTGGGCAGCAGGTGCGCATCCCTGCCGGACAAGCCCGACAGATGGCGGCATTGCCCAAGCCCAGAGCTTCTGCCCGTGCGCGTAGCGTTCCAACGCTGAAAGAAAATCCTCCAAGGCTGCTCCCAGAGGACGGGCCGGATGTTGACCGATCGTTCCTGGCCTGGCCTGTCGATGGACCGATTACCTCGGGCTTCGGGCCACGGAACGGCAGTTTTCACGATGGTATCGATATCGCCGCCGCTCTAGGAACGCTAGTACGAGCGGCAGCGGCGGGGAAGGTGATTTTTAGCGATGTGCTGCGCGGCTACGGCAATGTCGTAATCGTTCGTCATGCGAACGGCTACTTAACGGTGTATGCCCATAATCAGTCAAATGTGGCAAACGAAGGGCAAGCGGTCCGTCAAGGCGATACGCTCGCCGAGGTGGGCCAAACTGGGCGTGCCACTGGGGCCAGCCTCCATTTCGAGGTGAGAAAAGAAAACCTCGCCCGCGACCCCTTGCGCTACCTCCCGCACGACCGCCGCACGGTGCAGAGCGAGCAATCGTCGACTGCGGGTGCTCCTTGA
- a CDS encoding citramalate synthase: MKRIVLYDTTLRDGCQSEDVAFTLEDKLRIAEKLDDLGITYIEGGWPGSNPRDEEFFHAAKKLRLKHARIAAFGSTRRANIAAGEDFNIRLLLKADTPVVTIVGKTWDLHVRDDLRISKKANLEVIADSIAYLKKRVDQVFFDAEHFFDGYDANPEYALECLSAAAQAGADVVVLCDTRGGRMPHEITAATRVAGQTVATPLGIHCHNDCELAVANSLAGIEGGAVQVQGTINGFGERCGNANLCSVIPNLQLKFGYQCVSASQLTHLAEASRFVYELANIEPNKRQAYVGVSAFAHKGGLHVAAVQKNRETYEHIDPEVIGNTQRVLVSDLSGRSNVVYKAKQFGLDIESAEPAVKRILDEVKRLESVGFQYEGAEASFELLMQTALNGKVRHFRLIGFRVIDEKRKEDEPPLSEATIMVEGPDGAIEHTAAQGNGPVNALDSALRKALTKFYPQLETMVLHDYKVRVLSDGTGGTAATVRVLIESGDEHDRWGTVGVSPNVIEASWQALVDSIEYKLYKDKKRAAHHQSA; the protein is encoded by the coding sequence ATGAAACGAATCGTTCTGTACGACACTACGCTGAGGGACGGATGCCAGTCGGAAGATGTGGCGTTCACGCTTGAGGACAAACTGCGGATCGCGGAAAAACTCGACGACCTCGGTATTACGTACATTGAAGGCGGCTGGCCAGGCTCGAATCCACGCGACGAGGAATTTTTTCACGCCGCGAAGAAATTACGCCTCAAACACGCGCGCATTGCCGCGTTCGGTTCGACGCGCCGGGCCAATATCGCGGCCGGAGAAGACTTTAACATTCGGCTGCTGCTCAAGGCTGACACTCCCGTCGTGACGATTGTGGGCAAGACCTGGGATCTGCACGTGCGCGACGATTTACGCATTTCCAAGAAGGCGAATCTGGAAGTCATTGCCGACTCCATCGCGTATTTGAAGAAACGTGTCGATCAGGTCTTTTTCGATGCCGAGCATTTTTTCGACGGGTATGACGCTAATCCCGAGTATGCGTTGGAGTGCTTGAGCGCGGCGGCGCAAGCCGGTGCGGATGTCGTTGTGTTGTGCGATACCCGCGGCGGGCGGATGCCGCACGAAATTACGGCGGCCACACGAGTTGCTGGGCAGACGGTGGCGACGCCGCTCGGCATCCACTGTCACAATGACTGCGAACTGGCGGTCGCGAATTCCTTGGCTGGGATTGAAGGCGGTGCTGTGCAGGTGCAAGGCACGATCAACGGGTTCGGCGAGCGCTGTGGCAACGCCAATCTCTGTTCGGTGATTCCGAACTTGCAGCTCAAGTTTGGCTACCAATGTGTCTCCGCCTCTCAACTGACACATCTCGCCGAGGCGTCGCGCTTTGTGTACGAGCTGGCCAACATCGAGCCGAACAAACGCCAAGCCTATGTCGGCGTCAGTGCTTTCGCGCATAAAGGCGGGCTGCATGTGGCTGCCGTGCAAAAGAATCGCGAGACCTACGAGCACATCGATCCGGAGGTGATCGGCAACACGCAGCGAGTGTTGGTATCCGACCTGTCTGGGCGCAGCAATGTCGTGTACAAGGCCAAGCAATTTGGGCTGGACATCGAGAGCGCCGAGCCCGCCGTGAAACGCATCCTAGACGAAGTGAAGCGACTAGAGAGCGTCGGGTTCCAATACGAAGGTGCGGAGGCGTCGTTCGAGCTACTCATGCAGACGGCACTGAACGGCAAGGTGCGCCATTTTCGCTTGATCGGGTTCCGGGTCATTGATGAGAAGCGGAAAGAAGACGAGCCGCCGTTGTCCGAAGCCACCATCATGGTGGAAGGTCCGGATGGGGCAATCGAGCACACCGCCGCTCAAGGCAACGGCCCGGTGAACGCCTTGGACAGCGCGTTGCGCAAAGCGCTGACGAAATTCTATCCGCAATTGGAGACCATGGTGCTCCACGATTATAAAGTGCGGGTTCTTAGCGATGGCACTGGCGGTACGGCGGCCACTGTACGGGTGCTGATCGAGTCCGGCGACGAGCACGACCGCTGGGGAACCGTGGGCGTGTCACCCAACGTCATCGAGGCCAGTTGGCAGGCGCTCGTCGATAGCATCGAGTACAAACTATACAAGGACAAGAAACGTGCGGCCCATCATCAGTCGGCATGA
- a CDS encoding NfeD family protein, producing the protein MDAWLWVLVGVLLLLGELLTPGGFFIIFFGIAAVIVGVLVGVGFGGPDWWQWLLFSLLSVGSLLFFRHRLLARFASPDQPLSKGDIVGEEAILLEDLLPGELGKAELRGTTWNARNAGTESLRKGQRYEVQRVNGLTLWIGRK; encoded by the coding sequence ATCGACGCATGGCTCTGGGTGCTGGTTGGGGTGCTCTTGCTGCTTGGCGAACTGCTGACTCCCGGTGGCTTTTTTATCATTTTCTTCGGCATCGCTGCGGTCATTGTCGGCGTACTGGTCGGAGTGGGATTCGGGGGGCCGGATTGGTGGCAATGGCTGCTCTTTTCCTTGCTCTCGGTCGGTTCGCTCCTCTTCTTTCGTCATCGTCTCTTAGCCCGATTTGCCTCGCCAGACCAGCCCTTGAGCAAGGGTGATATCGTTGGCGAAGAGGCGATTCTGCTCGAAGATCTTCTTCCTGGGGAGCTGGGGAAAGCGGAATTGCGGGGCACAACCTGGAATGCACGCAATGCCGGTACCGAGAGCCTCCGCAAGGGCCAACGGTATGAAGTCCAACGCGTCAATGGCTTAACCCTGTGGATCGGCCGTAAGTAG